The Novosphingobium terrae genome segment CGCAGGATCTGCATCACACCACCTCCTCGCTGTTCATCGCCCATGCGCTGCAGCAGGCGCAGATCGATCGCGGCCCGGGCTCGGCCAGCACCATCGGCAAGGCCACGTTTGGCGGCACGGTGGGCTTCCTCTCGAAAGACCCGCTCGATCACTTCGATGTCGATGCCTATGGCACGGCGGGCAGCTGGAACACCTTCGCCGGCGGCGGTCGTGTCGACACCGGCAACATCGGCGGCTTCCGCATGTTCCTCGAAGGGCAGCATGAGCAGACCGATGGCTATCTGACGGGCTCGAACGAGAAGCGCACCAATGTCATCGGCAAGGCGATCTATGACGTCAGCCCGACCACGAAGCTGACCGCGCTGGGCAGCTGGAACCGTGAGAACCAGTACACCACGCAAGGCGCCACGCTTCAGCAGTACGCCCAATATGGCAACAATTACGGCCTGTGCTACAACACGGCGGCGATGTGCTATTATGGCTATCAGCCCAGCCGTTACGAGACCGACTTCGAATATATTCGCCTCGAAACGCAGATCGGCCCGGTCAAGATCGACAATCAGGTCTACCATAACGGCTTCGTCCATGACTACACCGAGTCGAGCGACGCCTCTGACACCAACGTGGCCGACAATGGCGTAACCTTCTACAGCCCCACCAAGATCGGTTCGAAGGTCGCCACCTATGCCAGCGACATCAAGGGCAAGTTCACCGACGCGGTGGTCAGCACCTGGGGCGATACGCTGCGCTTTGCCGTCAACACCAAGATGGCCGACATCAAATGGGGCGTGTGGTTCGATTCCCAGCATGACGACCGCTTCTCCGAAACCGTCGACATTTCGCAGGGGGCCATCCCCGTCACCGGCAAGACGGGCACCGCCTATTCCTATATTTACGAAGACAAGGGCACGACGTGGCAGCCCTATCTTCAGGTCGACCTGCATCCCATCGAAGGCCTGACCATCAACCCCGGCATCAAATACACCAATTACAAGCGTGATCTCAACGCCACGCTCAACAAGAATGGCCCGAATGGCCTCACCAGCATCACCTATGATGCATGGCAGCCCTCGATCGCCGCGAACTATCGCCTTGCCGAGGGCTGGTCAGCCTATGCGCAGGTGGCGCGCGGTTTCCTTGCGCCGCCGATTGCCGTCTTCCAGGTGCAGGACCCCACGCAGCTCAAGCCCGAACTGACGTGGAACTATCAGGTCGGCACCGTGATCCACGGCAAGCACTGGAGCCTCTCGGCTGACGGTTACTACATCGATTTCAGCAACTTCCTCTCGCCGCAGACCACCATCGTGGGCGGCACGGCGGAAAGCAGCTATGTCAATGCAGGCGGCGCCATCTACAAGGGTCTGGAATTCGAAGGGCAGTATGTGCTGGCCAAGGGCCTGTCCTTCTATGGCAATGCCACGCTGAACTCGGCCAAATACAAGGGCACCGGCGCCACGCTGGAGGAAGCCCCCAAATGGACCGCCGCCACCGGCATCATTTACGAAAACAAGCACGGCCCCTTCGGCTCGCTGATCGGCAAATGGATCGGCCCGCGCTATGGCAATGACAATGGCAATGTCGCCATCACCGCCGGCTATCTCAACGGCAACACCGCCATCGCGGCAGGCACCATCGACGATCCCACCAGCCATATCGGCACCACTTTCTCCGCCGATCTGGCCGCGGGCTGGCATTTCGACAAGGTCTATGGCCCGCTCCATCAGGTGACCGCCTCGATCAAGGTCGGCAATCTGTTCAACAGCCATCAGGTGACGGATTATGCCGGCACCCAGTCGGCGGTGCAGAGCGGCCAGCAGGCGGCCTACAACCTCTATTGGCGCCAGCCGGGCCGCAGCATTTTCTTCAATCTGGAAGCGCATATCTGATGGGGCGCGTTCTGACATCCTCAATGGTGGCACTGGCGGCGCTGATGGCGCTGCCGGTGGCCACCGGCTCTGCCCTCGCCGCCGAAAGCGCACCGGGCTGGACGCTCGACCGCGTGGTGGTGGTGATGCGCCACGGCGTGCGCCCGCCCACCAAGGCTGATCCCCTGCCGCAAGCCATGGCGCCCGCGCCCTGGCCGACATGGGATGTGAATTGGGGCGAGTTGAGCCATCATGGCGAGAAAGCCGTGGCGCTGCTGGGCACCTTTGACCGGGCCAGCTACGCGCCGCTGCTGGGCACCGGCTGCCCCACGATCCATGCCGTGGCCGATACTGACCAGCGCACGGTGCGAACCGCTGAGGTCTATGTCGCGACGCTGCTGCCCGGCTGCACGGTGAGCGTGGAACACAAGGGGCAGAGCGAAAGCGATCCCCTGTTCCAGCCCTTCGAGAGCGGCAGCACCCTGCTCTCGCCCGAACAGACGCTGGCGGCGGCCAAGGGCGTGTTGCCGCGCGGCGGGGCTTTGGCGCTTGATCGCGATCTTGCGCCGCAATGGGCCATGATCGACCGCATCCTCCAATGCCATGCCGCTGCCTGCATCGCCGCCAAACCCACGGCCTTGAGCGCGGGCGAAGGCAAGGTGAAGCTGGCGGGCGCGCTGGGTCTGGGCGGCAGCTTTTCCGAAACGCTGGCGCTGGAATATGCCGATGGCAAGCCGATGAGCGAGGTCGGCTGGGGCCGCGCCAGCCGCGCGCAGATCACCAGCCTGCTGATGCTGCATGCTCAGGAATTCGCGGTGACGGCGCGCCCTGCTGCCATCGCCCGCGCCGGTTCCGCCAGACTGCTGGGCGACGTGGCAACGGCGCTGG includes the following:
- a CDS encoding TonB-dependent receptor; the encoded protein is MRCSILLSATSLLAVATPALAQTAPADTDDNSRAITVIATALPLAPSSMPLNVTQPTSVIQEGFIANNIAPLASIDDIIKFQPSVWSENPNGPGIGKAETMAIRGFQDGQYNVTFDGIPFGDSQDLHHTTSSLFIAHALQQAQIDRGPGSASTIGKATFGGTVGFLSKDPLDHFDVDAYGTAGSWNTFAGGGRVDTGNIGGFRMFLEGQHEQTDGYLTGSNEKRTNVIGKAIYDVSPTTKLTALGSWNRENQYTTQGATLQQYAQYGNNYGLCYNTAAMCYYGYQPSRYETDFEYIRLETQIGPVKIDNQVYHNGFVHDYTESSDASDTNVADNGVTFYSPTKIGSKVATYASDIKGKFTDAVVSTWGDTLRFAVNTKMADIKWGVWFDSQHDDRFSETVDISQGAIPVTGKTGTAYSYIYEDKGTTWQPYLQVDLHPIEGLTINPGIKYTNYKRDLNATLNKNGPNGLTSITYDAWQPSIAANYRLAEGWSAYAQVARGFLAPPIAVFQVQDPTQLKPELTWNYQVGTVIHGKHWSLSADGYYIDFSNFLSPQTTIVGGTAESSYVNAGGAIYKGLEFEGQYVLAKGLSFYGNATLNSAKYKGTGATLEEAPKWTAATGIIYENKHGPFGSLIGKWIGPRYGNDNGNVAITAGYLNGNTAIAAGTIDDPTSHIGTTFSADLAAGWHFDKVYGPLHQVTASIKVGNLFNSHQVTDYAGTQSAVQSGQQAAYNLYWRQPGRSIFFNLEAHI
- a CDS encoding histidine-type phosphatase, with the translated sequence MGRVLTSSMVALAALMALPVATGSALAAESAPGWTLDRVVVVMRHGVRPPTKADPLPQAMAPAPWPTWDVNWGELSHHGEKAVALLGTFDRASYAPLLGTGCPTIHAVADTDQRTVRTAEVYVATLLPGCTVSVEHKGQSESDPLFQPFESGSTLLSPEQTLAAAKGVLPRGGALALDRDLAPQWAMIDRILQCHAAACIAAKPTALSAGEGKVKLAGALGLGGSFSETLALEYADGKPMSEVGWGRASRAQITSLLMLHAQEFAVTARPAAIARAGSARLLGDVATALASPQAPAFSLFVGHDGNLALIGGALGLHWHAAQFAPDDPPPGGALIFERWHNAAGRYRLTVRFRAQSLDEMRNLTPSGPKSVQTLPFAACSETNDCDAEGLRKALSPQ